In a genomic window of Candidatus Thiothrix sulfatifontis:
- a CDS encoding NAD(P)H-dependent oxidoreductase subunit E produces the protein MSYYQYHVFFCTNQRADGESCCAQFDAQAMRDYAKQRTKDLGLHKDGKSRINSAGCLNRCAEGPVIVVYPEAIWYTYVDKDDIDEIVESHLQQGKPVERLMLDPV, from the coding sequence ATGAGTTACTACCAATACCACGTCTTTTTTTGCACCAATCAACGTGCTGATGGCGAATCCTGTTGTGCGCAATTTGACGCCCAAGCCATGCGCGATTACGCCAAGCAACGCACCAAAGACCTCGGCTTGCACAAAGACGGCAAGTCACGCATCAATTCTGCGGGCTGCTTGAATCGCTGTGCTGAAGGGCCAGTGATCGTCGTTTACCCTGAAGCCATCTGGTACACCTATGTCGATAAAGACGACATTGATGAGATCGTCGAAAGCCATTTGCAGCAAGGCAAACCCGTCGAACGTTTAATGCTTGACCCAGTATGA
- a CDS encoding polymer-forming cytoskeletal protein, whose protein sequence is MTTRNTSSASLLEKDLEIIGNITFQNNLYVHGKVNGNIVAPMDSRAALYIQGDSEVRGEIRAPLIIVSGAISGDIFASRRISLKSTAKINGNIHYVEIQMDEGAEVNGVLASMNSISDDQ, encoded by the coding sequence ATGACAACCAGAAACACCTCTTCAGCTTCGTTGCTTGAAAAAGACCTGGAAATTATTGGCAATATCACTTTTCAGAACAATTTATACGTTCACGGAAAAGTGAATGGCAATATTGTTGCCCCCATGGACTCGCGTGCTGCTTTGTATATTCAGGGAGATAGCGAAGTGAGGGGGGAAATACGTGCACCACTCATTATTGTTTCGGGCGCTATATCAGGTGATATATTTGCATCCCGGCGCATCTCATTAAAATCCACTGCTAAGATTAATGGTAATATTCATTACGTTGAAATTCAAATGGATGAGGGCGCCGAAGTGAACGGTGTGCTCGCCAGCATGAACAGTATTTCTGATGACCAATAA